The Lolium perenne isolate Kyuss_39 chromosome 6, Kyuss_2.0, whole genome shotgun sequence genome segment AGGttgagtttgactttgatattggTAGTGGCACTAGAGTGTAATTTATGATCTGTCATAGTGAGGGGTTGATTAATATGATCTATGTCGAAAGGAGGTTCAGGGATGAAAAAAATTAGTTCCTATCCAAATACCACCGACAAAGGCTCAAACAGGAAAGGGACTGATTGGTTCACGTAGCTGTTATTCATTTGTAGCTATAGTCAGGCAAAACCCCACCGATTTGTTTAATCTAAGATAATTAATACTCAGGTATTTGGTTTATGAAGATAAGAGTTATTTGATCACCAATACGCAGTCTGGACACTAGTGTTGTAGCGAGATATTGATGTATTTCAAACTGACTGCATCCCCATATTCTGGTTCCAATATCTTTCACATTAATGCTCCGTTAAGCTCTGAACAAATTTTCCGTAAACAGATAGGTGCACTTATCTATAATCCCTAGCTATTAATGTGAATCAGTGATCCAGTGGCAACAGATGTTGAGAATTGATTCTAGTTCCGTTCTTATCAATTTTGGTGCCTCTTCACCATCCTCTTCTACTTTGTTCTCATATGGTGCCAAATCATGGTAGGTGCAGTTAATTATGTTCACTACCTAGAAGTATACATTAGCGGCAAGCTGGCAACCCAGTGTTGATTGGTAGTTCTAATTCCATTCTTATCGTTGACACGTCCTCAGCGTCCTCTTCCTCATTTTATTGTATGGTAACTAAATAAGGCTTCCTGTGTTCACTGGGTAATCTATTTCTTACTGGGCTGCTCTCTCGAATATTAATAGTAAAATAAGGGGGCAATATGGCATGTTTTGGTCCAGTCCATTCATAAGATTTGGTTCCTGTTCCATTTCGCAACTGAAATGAAGAAGTTATGgattatatcaattttcccatctTTCACATGGTGTGCGGCTTACACTTCTGTAACACAGCCTGTGTAGGACCAGCCACTCTTATAGATTATCTGTATCCAAAATAGATATTTTGAAATATGCCAATCGAACACCAAAAAATCTTCCCCTTCTTAGAACGTCCTTGCTGGCATCTGCTGTATATCTATGAGACAACAATCGGTCATGTATAATGGGCAACCAATGAGCTAGGTAGGATTCTTAAATTGGTTGTTGAAGATAGCGGGTTGTTTGTCAAGATCTTTAAATGTATAAATGATTTTTAATAACTTTCCCGGATGCGATCATGTCCTTTATTTGTAACCTCGAGATTGTATTACTTATCGTGTCTAGCAAAGACGTTTACCATGCTAGCACTTGCACAGCCATTCTGCTACACCAAATTATGCTAATGCCACCAAGCTTCCTTGGAAAAATGCATCTCGCTTTACCCCCACGCATAAGCTAATGTTAGAGCAATATTGGATAGGAAGGCCATCAAAAGCGGGCTGAGGGGAAATCTAATTCGGAAAGTGGGTATTAGATTCTACTGCCTACTATTGGTAAGATTTACAGGAAAGCACCAAAATCGTACGTAATAAATGGTTCGCCTTTCCACATGATCAGTGCCTGTCCCGTGCCATGTTCACCTTGTATATTCTGCCACGTGACTAATATTTTTGGCAGTTTGGTCACCCGCCTTTTGTTCTGCGGTTATTTTGTATCATAGTCTGTTTTATTTTCTGGGTTTCTTGTCGCTAGTGAATGAATAGAACTCCTGCTATCTCCTATGTGATTTTACTTGTATATTCCCTTTTTATACGAGTAAGCCAAATTTATCCTAAGCGGTATTATTTTTTTATGTCCAAGCTTGCCTTGACACGTAGTTTAGTTGCACGAAGGATAAAGTGGTTATATATTGTCGATTACTTCTTTGCTTTTCAGTATTGTGTTTTCTACTGTTTCCTTTTATACCTCCTAAGAATAAGGGTTCTCTTCAAAAATTTGAAAAGCGTGATGAATCAGCCAGCCTAAGTTGGAGATACAAGAAGGTACAATAATTTAGGGATTTGGTAGGGGCTTAATATAATGCGTAGCTACGTTTAGACTAATTTGTTACAATAGAGAGTCTGGTCAGCAATTTGGTGTTGCACGTTACATTTACATATTGTGAATGTATTTAAATTAACCCTCAGGCATGTGGATCGTACTACATAAAAGTTAAGACATTTGGAGTTACTGACATTTTCTGTTCTTGTTTCAGTCACGTGTACTACATGAGTGGAGATGCATGGAAGGAGGGAGGCATCGATGCAACTGGTATTGTATAATGTTCTTTCTTGCTTGCGTTTATGTAAACTTAAGGTAGTGTTCACCATGCAATTGTTGGCTTACATATATGCATATGTTCAAATAATAAGATATTTTAAGAATTCCAAAGATCTAATGTTATCTTCACTCAATTTTGCATTTATTTTTGTTGTGGTCCTTCCTCAATCCTCACAGTCAACAGTGTTCCATTGGGATTTTGTTTTCATCTAGTAGTGGAATGTGTTGTTTTACTGAGAGACAGGGTGAGGATTAAAGCCATAGCAAAATAATTGTAGATAGGATGTATCCAGGGAATAACATAACTGAATGTATACATGTAGACATTCAACCATGTAATATCAGCTCTTACTTGTGTCACCCTCTGAATATAAACATCAACACATGTTCATGTGCCTTTTCAGAATTCCTTTGTTGTTCAATGCAGGTGCTTTAATGGTTTTAACGTTGaaggtcatttcatgcgcaatgaACTACAGTGATGGTCTCTTGAAGGAAGAAGAGGGTCTACGTGATGCTCAGAAAAAATATCGCTTGACTAAGGTTCCTTCTCTAGTTGAATATTTTGGTTACTGCCTCTGCTGTGGTAGCCACTTTGCTGGACCAGTATATGAGATGAAAGATTATCTTGAGTGGACTGAAAGAAAAGGAGTAAGTAGTCTCCATCTACTTTGGGTATGTTACGCAATATTTTTCTAATTCCTGATATCGTAAGATCTTCAACAGATATGGGCCAGCTCAACTCCTTCACCATTGTTACCTACTCTGCGTGCTCTGGTTCAGGCTGGAATATGCATGGGGTTATATTTGTATCTGTCAGCTATGTTTCCACTTTCACGATTTAGTGAACCCCTATATTATGAATGGGGCTTCTGGCACCGGCTTTTCTTTCAGTACATGTCAGGATTTACTGCTCGTTGGAAATACTACTTTATATGGTCAGTTTCAGAAGCTGCAGTTATTATATCTGGTTTGGGTTTCACGGGTTGGTCGGATTCTTCTCCCCCGAAAGCCAAATGGGATCGGGCTAAAAATGTTGATATTCTAGGCGTCGAACTAGCTGGAAGTGCAGCTCAATTGCCACTTAACTGGAACATTCAAGTTAGCACATGGCTAAGATACTGTAAGTTTTATACCTTGATATTCCAGTATAATGTGTCTAGATGCATCCGAATCAGCGACAACTaatatggaacagagggagtatcatTTAAAGACTTATTACTACTCTCACATGATTGTTAACTTGCTTTGTCAGATGATATACTGTCTTTTCACTCCTGTTCCCTTTATAAAATAGAAAGTGCATTTAAAGTAGATTGAGGATTCTTTATGCAATTGCATAATACAGTACTATGCATACCACTTTTAAAACAAGTGCAATCTAGGAGTTGGGAGAACATAGAAGCACTACTTTTCTCTAATCAGTATGTATTTATTTCCCCAAAAGGTTAAAGTATTTTTTATCTATGTGTATAAATAGAAATTAGTTGTTAGTGCATAATTCAACAGTGTTCCCCTGCTCGATTTAGAGGTTTTGTAAATTCATCTTGATCACTTGTTAATTCTTTGGAATCTTTTGGCAGTTGATTTATAATGTAAATGAGAGAAGCATGTTGCCTGTAACTGTTGATCTCTAGCTGATATATAAAATTCTGCGTGTGTGCATTTAGTATTATGTTTTCAAAATTGACTTTTGGAGAAATGATCATCTGAAATTTACTTTTGCGCTAAGTATGGTATGCACTACACAGTTTATTTCATGCAAAAGCCATAGCTGATGAGATGCACTTCCGTTGTACTTATAGAACGTACTGAATGCCATACACTCAAGCTATGGCGTTCTCAATTGCATGAGACTAACATAACTTCCATGGTTCCACTAATCTTTCAGATGTGTACGAGAGGTTAATTCAGAAAGGAAGGAAGCCTGGTTTCCTTCAGTTACTTGGCACACAGACAGTCAGTGCTATCTGGCATGTGAGTTGTATTTCTCTCTCGATCTTCTATGTCTTGTTGTCTTCAGTTCATGTTCATTGTCTATTGGACTTGTCATGAAGCAGAGCATCCTGAAGTTTGTTGGACCAATACTTGGTAAATAAAACAAGAATGCTCTAGTCGGAATTTAGAGCTGCTGTTGTCCTGGTAGTGGATCCTTAGTATTTGCCTTCTAAACTAGCGGCAGTATGCATCATTTTGAACTTGTGCTACCCATGATAATAACTGGTTTTACCTGTGACATAAATACTTTTTGTTGTCTCAGCAAGCTGTTGCTGTATGATGATTGATAGCCAATCTCATGTCACATGTATTTGCCCATCAATCTGATTTTTTCTCCATTTTACAGGGACTGTATCCAGGATATATGATATTCTTTGTTCAGTCGGCATTGATGATAAATGGTTCAAAAGGTAACTCTCATGATATTTCGGAGATGTACTTGATTGAAAGCTACGTGAGCTTGCAATCTGATTGGCCTCCTCTTTGTATACAGTTATATACAGATGGCAACAAGCTGTGAGCAATTCAGGCCTCCACACTATCCTGACTTTACTAAACTGTGCATACACCATGATGGTGCTTAACTACTCATGCATTGGCTTCCAGGTTAGTTTCACGCTCTGAAATCTGGCTATACTTAACCCTGTAGCAAACCGAGACACAATCTGATCAGACTGCTTGTCTGAATGAATTCGTGCACTCCCATTGCGTTATTCATCATGTGTATTCGAATTTGCGAGCATCATTTAGGATTCACTTAACCAAAACGATATCAACCAAATAGTAGGGAAATCAGGTTGCTTTGCAAACTTAATTAGTCAAAGGTCTGAAGTGCTTTAGCTTCTTTGCGAAGTTACTCTATGGCATACTGGTACTGAGGAACTTATCCTCATCAGGCACATCTGATGATTCAGAAAGATACACTAGATGTACTATGGTATTACTAGCAGCATTACCGTTTTTGTTGATAAAAAAGGGCGCATGTTAAATTTGTTGCATTCCTTAGTTATTTTGTATTAGCTCACCTACTCTAGGATGAGCAACCATCTTCCAGGGGAAGACCTGCATAGGATCTTCTTGTTAGTTGAGATCGTAAGATCAGATCATAAAAAGCATATTTATCAAATGCGAAAAAATCAAATAAAATTATACAACATACTTATGGACGGTATCTACAACTCCAAAAAAAAATCAGCTCAAAAGTCAATCTACTtttagagaaacaaaaaagataaatTCTGTTGTGAATAGTGTCAGCTTTGGGTGAATAGTATTTCACACTATTCATTCCCAGACTTATCTTTTTTGGCTCTCTAAATGTATGTTGAATTTGAAGCAGCGATTTTTTTGTGTTGCATATATAACATATATGTATGTTGTCAatttttttgagaattttttaacATGTATTTTCTCTTCAAAAAATTGATCTCATAGATCCTATCTAAAGCAAAATCCCACCCAAGTTGTCCCCCCATCTTCCATACAAAACAGACCGATATTTATTATGTTGTATACTTTTGTGCTACTAGGTACTGAGCTTGGAGGAGACCTTAGCATCCTTCAAGAGTGTATATTATGTGGGCACGATTGTTCCTATCCTATGCGTCTTGCTGGGCTATGTTATCAAGCCAGCGAGATCTGCCAAGCCGAAGGCTCGCAAGGCAGAATGAGGAACAGAGTGAATGGGTCATACATAGAGGAGTTACGGAGCTCCAGTGATGATTATGACAAGCTAGTTTTTCAGTTTACTCTCTGTGAAAGTTTCAGATTTAGCAAAAGGATATTGTGGGCGCTCCAACTCCCCACACTTTGGAGCTCCATTGTAATTGACCAATCATCAAAAACGTGTTGTTTCCGTTTGGGTTATCTTCCATTTGTTTGTTTACCACATGCGCAACACATGATTTTGGCTTTGTTAGTACTAGTATTTATTTATTGTGTGAATGTTAAAGCCTTTTGGTAAGAGTTATTTTCTGACTGGTTCTGTTCAAATTGATAGATCAatgttaagagcatctccaaccagACGTGCTGTAGCGCGGCCTACTGCTCGCTAAAAAAATTTACAGCGCCGTTTTTCAGTTTTAGACTTTTAGCGCCCGTGTTGCGAATCGCTTCACCAGGTGCTGGATAATTTAGGGCTTCGCTGTCAGGGGCTTCACCAGACGTGGTAAAACGTAGCGTGCGTGGCAGGGTTTTGGCGCTTGATGAAATACAATATGCAACCACATGGACACAAACAATGAAATATATGGGAGACATAGTTCAAAAGCAAGATATACTTCAAGACCACTAACTAAAAGaaacataattcatgcaaaaatgtAGTAAAATATCGATGATCATTTATCATCACCATCTTCTTTTGCACGTCAAGATTTGATCATACATGAGATTGATGTACTCCTTTTGCCCGTCATCAAGGTTGGATGTGTCCATAAAAAAAAGTTCTTTTCTTGCTCAATGAGGCGTTGATTCTCCTCACCCGTGGCCCTCTTCTCTTCTAGTGCCAACCTTCTCTCGTCGGCGGCCGCCCTTCGGTCCTCGGCCGCCACCCTCCTCCTTTCGGCATTGGCATCTTTCTCTCTACTCAACTTCCTCTCCTCTACCACATTCTTTCTTGCTTGCACCATAGGTGCCATAGCTTTGTTAAAATCTTCATCTCCGGACTTGCTCCTTGCTAGTTTAGCTTGTTTCTTTCCAATTGATCTTCCTCTTGTTGTTTTTGCAATCGAGTTGGGAGTTTCTTCACTTGATGATGAATCTTCAAGGCCAATGACACCATCTATTGTttccttgattgcttttcttaacTTGATTGGAACTTCTAATCCATCATGATTCCTCCACTTTTCTTCATTCTTAAGTTCACTCCAACAATGGTACAAAACAAATTTCTTCCCTTCCACCATCTTGCCCTTCTTGTCGGGCTTAGGATCTCCCATGAATAAATTCTGAGCAATCTCGTTCTACATAAGtaaaaaatactccctccgttccattctatagtgcttatagttttttggcacgaaaattagcataagagtattttttacacaagaccccctggctgaacgatttgagatcagactaaaattagggaaatcgataaattcctaacttaccataacaaatcccacaaatctgtctagttgactctccatatatgtgcagccaTGTTTAATTAAGGAAATAAAAACATTGCTTCCTAAATCTAAGCAATCCTTGGGGTCATGCATTAGAAATCTCAATTAATTTCCTATTATGTATGGATTTTTTTTCATGCATGTCATGTGGGAGTTGACCGGTGGAGGGGATAATTGAAAAAAGCCAAGCTACAGCCTTATATTGTGAAACAAataccaaaaatctataggcactatagaaaggaacggaggaatAGAATAAATAAACAAGATGAAAGCAACAATGTAGTGCATATAGAACTTACCCTATCTTTCTCAGTGGTACCACTTGGTTTATTTTGTCAACATGTGCCAACACCCCGACCACTTTGAACAATCGGTGTCGATAACTCCCCATCGCGACCGAAGAGACACGTCGTGCGCTCATATCCCCTAGTGCAAGTTCTATTGTAGAAGTCTGTAATCCTTGCCTAGTATGTATCTTTTGTTTGATCCGTGCTGGTAGCCGGATTCATACCCACCTTGCACCatgttttacaaaggaaaacttctTCTTCGGCAGTGTAGTTGGCCGACCGTCCCTCCTTCGGCGCATCGATCAAACCCTCACCATCCACATCCACTCCATATGTACCACTATTAAGATGTATAGATGAATATTCTTGCGAATAATTGGACCCAACATTACATGAATGTCTCATCATCAACACTACATACAAATTGCTATCAAATTCTATTCATCCACACAAATACTATTTATCTAAACATGTATGTAGCAAAGAGAAAGTCCATACCTTGCTGTCATATTGTCGCCCATGTTGCACACGCATGTATCCGGTGCAAATGCCTCCagctgcggtggtggtggaggaggcatCTGTGGCGCCGTCGCAGCGGCAGGCGCCGTGGCAATCTTCGAATTCTACGCCCCGTTTTTTTCTGCAATGCCGCGGTGGCCGATGACCACTTCGTGACTGTTTTCTTCATCAGGGGAGGTGCTGCCGGCGCCGGCGCAACACTTCTGATCGCCGATCTTGGCGCCACGAACAGGTTCTGCACGaccgaggcgctagggtttgtcgtCTCCACCGCAGGAGAAGCTGCGGCCACTGGATCAGAGTTCGCGACAGCGGAATCCAGCGGGAGAGGAGCGGAGCGGCCTGTCATCACCCGCGAATCGTGCGCGCGGGAGCGAGAGAGGGGCGAAATCAGGAGCGCGAGAGGGGAATGGTAGAGCGGTTGCCTTTCGCGCGCTCGCCTTTTCCTTTACCGCGTGCGCTAAATATGCAGCGCGCTGGCCGTAATTTCGCACGCTGGAAAATAAATAGCACGCTGCGTCTGCTGGAGCGGCATTGTTTCGCGACCATGCCCTAAACTGTGGTTTTTACCACGAGGTCGCATTTTAACGTGTATGCCGGAGATGCTCTAACACCTTCCCACTTCCCACTGATCACATAATGGAAGTGTGAATGCAGACGCAGGTTCATACCATCTTGTCAGTTGGTAACAGCTGAGCTCATAGAACAAACATTCGTGTGTTGACTACTACAGTACTACACCACTCACTTTGAATGCAATTTTGGTGCGGATGGTAGCTGAATTTGAAACGATAGACGCTGGTCATAGACAAATGTATTTGACGGTCTCTTTGGCCTGGTCATATAAATGGTGCTATAGGTGTCTATCTGTGGTGGTCCGGTCCAACTCCGACGTGATTGAGTGATTGATATGCGGTGGCTCTGGCGCTGCTGGCTGCGTGTTTGTCCAATTGTGCCCCAGCATATGCTGGGCCATGCACGGCTCATGGATTTGGCAGCCTAAAAGTGCCCGTCTGGTGCTCTGCTCTGACGCGGCCACTAACAAGGGCAGCTTAGTGAGCTACAGTGGTATGCAGGAGGAGAAAGGGCAGTGATGCGACGTAAAACGTGGCGCTGATCAGGTCGTGGCCTTCACTGCTGGCTGCCCTGCCCTGGTCGGGTTCCAGCTGCAGTCATCCTCCTGATCCCGCACTCGTGCTGGTGCACTGGCCATCACGAACGACGCACGCTTCTCTTTCCTGAAAAGCACGCCGGGATAAAAACAAATTCTAGGGTTTCGTCCACTTGGCCAATGAACTCGTTGGTCTGCCCTGTTTTCGGTGGCCCTGGGGTTTTAGAGGTGCCATGAACCACAACATCCTGCCGTGCGAGAGTTTTTGTTCCTTTTTTGTGTGAGAAATTTGCAGTTTCCTTCATGATGGTGAGGCAGCGGTTACACCGTCCTTCTTGCCTTATTCCCGTTATCTCGTGCGTCAATGGAGGGCGCTTGGAGTTATATTTCACGGGGATCCAGTTGGGTTGGTGTTAGTTGGTGTGGTTGGAGGTCTAGCCATTCCAATATGTGGTTCTCATTTTGGCGATGGTTTGATTCCTCGAGGTCTTAACACGACCACTTCTCGTTTGTCTACTACAGCAAACTCTATTACAGCAAACTCTATTACGATAAATTTTGCCTAGCTTCGGTGAGGGTCCAAAGGAGGGGTGAGGATGCCCGCGCGTATTTGACTCGCTCCAGCACATGTTTCTTTGCTAGGTGGTTGAAGAAACTATTTGTATTTCTAAAACTTTTAGAGCTTTTTTTACATCCATTGATGGTTATTAATAGATTGTTGGATCTTTTCAAGACGTACACTTGTTCTAGAAGGAAAAATAAAGTTTGCTGAAAAAAACACGGTGTTATTCAAGGAAAAATTATGCTTTGGACACAAAGTTCCATCTGGTGCACGGAAGATGGAACGCACCCCATCTCTTCCTTCGATAATTCAATTGCTTTGGTCGCGCTGCCGTTAAGGTTATGCCCATGAATTTCTTCAGAGTCGGCGTCCACGGCTGAGCAGCGGAAAGAAGGCTCTGGCCTCTTCTGCGCGTGTCAAGCACCAGCACTTGGTTCGATCGTTGGTAGTCTTCCACCCGCCACAGCGTGGCGTGGGTATGGCGCTCGCCCATACCCCGGACGCGACGCCGTGCAACCTTTCCGTTGGCGGTGCGCCGGTGACCTTGCGTTTGTTGGTGGCGCAGCCGTTTTCTTGCTGGAAGAAGAGCTGCTTATTTTTTGCGGCAGGGACTTTCATTCACCAGCGCAATCTACATACACGACAGGcgtgtttggtagcctgcatTCATTTTGTGTTGCGGCGAGGGCTTCCATTCACCAGTGAGAGCTTACCTGCGCGTCGTGAACGAGCCATGTGGCATGAAACACGGGTCGTTAGGTGGCCTGAACGGCCTTTCCTACACCGGGGAGGGAAGCCATGCCTCATTGTTTGGTTGCCTGTTTTCAGACCAAGTTGCACGCAGGAAAATATGAATCAACTGTTTGGTTGCTCATATCACAGTTCCATATCCTTACCACAATTTAAATAGGATGAAAATACCATACCATAGCATGTTACATACGATCATACACCATTCAGAAGAACAAGATCCTCACGATCACCACGATGAGGAAGACGATGATGTAATCTTTGGCCCGACTCTGACGTACCTCCGGTGATGCTCCTTGTAGAGCATGCACTTCCTCCGGCGGTAGCTGTGCTAATGACACAGGCTCATCGATGGCCTGTTCTGCCAGGAACTCATCTTCGAGGAGGGTGAGGTACCCTTGCTGTGCCTCCTCCAATGTTTCATACCCTCGGCAGCTGTTGTTGGAGTAGCCACTGACTTAGTCTTGACAGATCCCCATGAGCTGTAGATTCCTCGAACCCGTCCGCGGAACACCACATACCACTAGCACGGCATAAGAAGAACATGTAATCGATCACATCCATGAACCAATTCATAACATAGCAATAGAACTACATAAGTGTTGAAAGCAAATGATAAACTAACAGGGGCATGCATGATCATTCCAAAAGTTGATCACAAGTTCATCCTACACTACTATGGTGTCATCCTACCACCAGACAAAAGTGGGTGTCATCCTAACACCGCAAGTTCACAATCACTTGAGGGGTTAGCATATACCACCTCATCATAGTTACAAAAGGGGACCATCAAATGTCTTTCAACCCTAGCTACTGCCAAAATGTACATCATCAGCATCGTCATCATCAAGTTCATCACTCCATGCATGCATCCCCTAAACCACCCCCTCAAGGGCACCACAACACCTTGCAGTGGTACTTGGACAGGTAGTTCCTTAGCCAAACGCGGTGTGGCTCGATCATGCCCACAAAACTGCAACCCTGGGCCTTGTGGTCGACGAGGTGGCTCAGCGCCGCCATAAGATCATCCTCGGCGAAGCCAAGCAAGTCCATGACCGCATTGTACAGGTCAGGGTGCATGTCCGTGGGCTTGTTGTCCCGTATAGTCTGTGCGACGTCCTTCACAGCAACAGTCATGTTGGTGAAGGCCACCGGCTCATCGTCGGTGAAGGCACCTCTCTTCATCTTGCCAACGGTCACCTTGTCAGGCGCGTCAGCTGCCTTCTCAGGTGGCCCATCGAGGTTGACCATGTCAGACTCCTGGGTTTCAGCATCCTCAGGTGAAGGAGTAGCTGCAGCCGAGCCCATGGGCTCACTGGATCCTATGGCGTACTTGCCGGTGGCGAGGCCGAAAGAGAAGATGGTATGCATCTCATCGTAGTTGGCAATGGGCACATTAAGGTCTCCGTGTCCTTCGGATGATCCTACGATACGAAGGTACAATGATGTTAGTTCTGCTCGTCGCTGATCAAAAGAGTTAGTGAGGTGGACTGAGCGTGCTCACCGCGACGTGCCCGCAGTAGTGCTCACCCTCAAGGATGATGCATTTGGTATCCTCGCACCACCGAGCCTCGCTTAGATCGCGGAGCCTGATAATGGtgagccacctccgcctccacttcctcaggtggttgta includes the following:
- the LOC127306691 gene encoding lysophospholipid acyltransferase 1; translation: MGPLEMEPMAAAIGVSVPVLRFLLCFAATIPTGLLWRAVPSAAGRHLYAGLSGAALSYLSFGATSNLLFVGPMAFGYLAMLLCRRRAGLVTFLGAFGFLIACHVYYMSGDAWKEGGIDATGALMVLTLKVISCAMNYSDGLLKEEEGLRDAQKKYRLTKVPSLVEYFGYCLCCGSHFAGPVYEMKDYLEWTERKGIWASSTPSPLLPTLRALVQAGICMGLYLYLSAMFPLSRFSEPLYYEWGFWHRLFFQYMSGFTARWKYYFIWSVSEAAVIISGLGFTGWSDSSPPKAKWDRAKNVDILGVELAGSAAQLPLNWNIQVSTWLRYYVYERLIQKGRKPGFLQLLGTQTVSAIWHGLYPGYMIFFVQSALMINGSKVIYRWQQAVSNSGLHTILTLLNCAYTMMVLNYSCIGFQVLSLEETLASFKSVYYVGTIVPILCVLLGYVIKPARSAKPKARKAE